Proteins from a single region of Flavobacterium sp. K5-23:
- a CDS encoding DUF4249 domain-containing protein yields MKQLIVLSFCMLLLSCNQDDFDKSVGIESKIVVEGWIEAGDYPQVILSRSIPIATAIDSTTILNHVIRSAKITVSDGQREEILKLKRNNDRIPPFVYYGNEILGEVGKNYTLKIEYLDRVIQATTTIPKTVVLKKATYIKDNPKDSTGYVFIEFDDPVLEKNYYQVTTRIDKEEPVFVPAFYGNLNDDSFTSASVSMQINRGVLIFPKAKFKPYFTDGDLIYVKLRTLNKEAFDFWNSWQNEIVNGRNPIYPSNTSLKSNIIGGLGIWAGYGQSTVSIQTPKKK; encoded by the coding sequence ATGAAGCAGTTAATCGTATTGTCTTTTTGTATGCTGTTGTTAAGTTGTAATCAGGATGATTTTGATAAGAGTGTCGGTATAGAATCCAAGATTGTTGTCGAAGGTTGGATTGAAGCGGGCGATTATCCGCAAGTCATTTTGTCCAGAAGTATTCCTATTGCAACGGCTATAGATTCTACAACTATTTTAAACCACGTTATTCGTTCTGCTAAGATTACCGTTTCCGATGGACAAAGGGAAGAGATTTTGAAGTTGAAAAGGAATAATGACAGGATTCCTCCATTTGTTTATTACGGAAATGAAATACTTGGAGAAGTTGGAAAAAACTATACGTTGAAAATTGAATATTTAGACAGGGTAATTCAAGCAACTACAACAATCCCTAAAACGGTTGTTTTAAAAAAAGCTACTTATATCAAAGACAATCCAAAGGATTCGACGGGCTATGTTTTCATAGAATTTGACGATCCCGTTTTAGAGAAGAATTACTACCAAGTCACAACAAGAATAGATAAAGAAGAACCTGTTTTTGTGCCTGCTTTTTATGGGAACCTTAATGATGACAGTTTTACTTCGGCTTCTGTTTCTATGCAAATCAATAGGGGAGTATTAATTTTTCCCAAAGCAAAATTCAAACCTTATTTCACTGATGGTGATTTAATTTATGTCAAATTAAGAACCTTAAACAAAGAGGCTTTTGATTTTTGGAATAGTTGGCAAAATGAAATTGTGAATGGTAGAAACCCTATCTATCCATCGAATACAAGCTTGAAATCGAACATCATTGGTGGTCTGGGTATCTGGGCAGGCTACGGACAAAGCACCGTTTCTATACAGACGCCTAAAAAAAAATGA
- a CDS encoding TonB-dependent siderophore receptor: protein MKAIFLFSFLFFCGVEVYAQSDIEVKGTILDQSKLPIIGANLTIIADNTVFNSITDSIGVYSMKIPTGFCSIEVSCIGFVSHYLKENILKDTSLDLILIRDSGALNEVVVLSNSKKSISITSGSKLSFIPSKLASVPSIMGTTDIIKLLQLTPGVQNSGDANGYLYVRGSDPGHNLMLYADATVYGMAHLLGVFPFYNANHIQEVQFDKSNSDPKNGGRLSSTVLVMPNKKVPAEFSVQGNLGLLASQATFSVPLNDKVGLYLSGRKTYIDEIVAPLFESKKNKEDSDVKGLQYGFADGNMTLVAELSKKQLLTIDAFVSGDKLEINDSNLNLNAKLKWSNTVVSSAWKYQVSDAVVMSNAIYFTRYGNNLHMEQATVQMGISSYVQDFGFSNSVRYLINSIPFETGLQYTNHKLQPQKIEVNNLSSNNIDKQAVISTANSLALYTSAKPKLMEKVYAELGLRMNYYLSDKGETTFLHLEPRMLLNYYPHKNTSFFASYTRQNQYLNLITTSSVGIPTDFWVASSDGIPAQSSNEFSVGGSRILTKQFNSSLNGFYRSMNHLIEYPYGVTQFNEITTFKNDILIGNGESYGLEWMLKKDSGRFKGWLSYTLSWSNRQFEEINEGARYYAKYDRRHNLALVGTFDLNLKWDFGLTQIFSSGNRFTMPTSWYFINNNPVKEYGKYNNAQMPNYIRTDLSVNYYFIKTRGRESALNFSIFNTFNIENPIYVVLNVTIDKDKEKIEVKPERKTLYSILPSISWRFKF from the coding sequence TTGAAAGCAATTTTCTTATTTTCTTTTTTGTTCTTTTGTGGAGTTGAAGTTTATGCCCAGTCAGATATTGAAGTAAAAGGGACAATATTAGATCAAAGCAAACTGCCAATAATTGGAGCAAACCTAACCATTATTGCTGACAACACTGTTTTTAACTCAATAACAGATTCAATAGGAGTATATTCAATGAAAATCCCAACTGGTTTTTGTTCAATTGAAGTGAGTTGCATCGGCTTTGTGTCACATTATCTAAAAGAAAACATACTAAAGGATACGTCACTTGACTTGATCTTAATACGAGATAGCGGCGCATTAAATGAGGTGGTGGTTTTATCTAATTCTAAAAAATCAATTTCGATAACTTCAGGAAGTAAGCTGTCGTTTATTCCCAGTAAATTGGCATCAGTACCCTCAATAATGGGTACAACAGATATAATAAAACTGCTGCAACTAACCCCGGGTGTTCAGAATTCAGGAGACGCAAATGGCTATTTATACGTTCGTGGGAGTGATCCTGGACATAATTTAATGCTATATGCAGATGCAACTGTGTATGGAATGGCACATTTATTAGGTGTTTTTCCTTTTTATAATGCGAATCACATTCAAGAAGTGCAATTTGACAAATCAAATTCAGATCCGAAAAATGGCGGACGATTGAGTTCTACGGTTTTAGTAATGCCTAATAAGAAGGTGCCCGCTGAATTCTCGGTTCAGGGTAATTTGGGTTTGTTAGCTTCACAGGCTACATTTTCGGTGCCTTTAAATGATAAAGTTGGATTGTATCTTTCAGGAAGAAAAACATACATCGATGAGATAGTTGCTCCTTTATTCGAATCAAAAAAAAATAAAGAAGATAGTGATGTCAAAGGATTGCAATATGGTTTTGCCGATGGTAATATGACATTAGTAGCGGAGCTTTCCAAAAAACAGCTTCTGACAATTGACGCTTTTGTAAGCGGTGATAAGTTGGAGATTAATGATTCTAATTTGAATTTAAATGCAAAGTTGAAATGGAGTAATACAGTTGTTTCGTCAGCTTGGAAATATCAGGTTTCAGATGCTGTGGTTATGTCAAACGCAATTTATTTTACCCGTTATGGTAACAATTTACATATGGAGCAAGCCACAGTTCAAATGGGCATATCTTCCTATGTTCAAGATTTTGGGTTTTCAAACTCCGTTCGGTATTTGATAAATTCAATACCATTCGAAACGGGTCTGCAGTATACCAATCATAAATTGCAACCTCAAAAAATTGAAGTTAATAATCTGAGTTCAAATAATATTGATAAACAAGCCGTAATCAGTACCGCTAATAGTCTGGCTTTATATACAAGTGCAAAGCCTAAATTAATGGAGAAAGTATATGCGGAATTAGGTTTAAGAATGAATTATTACCTGTCTGACAAGGGAGAAACTACTTTTTTACATTTAGAACCCCGAATGCTATTGAATTATTACCCTCATAAAAACACTTCTTTTTTTGCCTCTTACACCCGTCAAAATCAATATCTGAATTTAATCACAACATCAAGTGTTGGTATTCCCACTGATTTTTGGGTTGCCAGTTCTGATGGGATTCCGGCACAAAGTTCCAATGAATTTTCAGTTGGAGGAAGCCGCATATTGACAAAACAATTTAATTCTTCGCTGAACGGATTCTACCGTTCCATGAATCATTTGATTGAATATCCTTATGGAGTAACACAATTTAATGAGATCACAACATTCAAAAACGACATCTTGATAGGGAATGGTGAATCGTATGGTTTAGAATGGATGTTAAAAAAAGACAGCGGAAGATTTAAAGGATGGTTGAGTTATACCTTGAGCTGGTCCAATCGCCAATTTGAAGAGATTAATGAGGGAGCCCGTTATTATGCAAAATACGACAGAAGACATAATTTAGCTCTGGTGGGGACTTTTGATTTAAATTTGAAATGGGATTTCGGATTAACTCAAATTTTCAGTTCGGGAAACCGTTTTACAATGCCAACCTCCTGGTATTTTATAAATAATAATCCTGTAAAAGAATATGGTAAATATAATAATGCCCAAATGCCCAATTATATTCGCACCGATCTTTCCGTAAATTATTACTTTATTAAGACAAGGGGAAGGGAAAGCGCTCTTAATTTTTCAATATTCAATACGTTCAATATCGAAAATCCGATATACGTAGTTTTGAATGTCACGATTGATAAAGACAAAGAAAAAATAGAAGTCAAACCAGAACGAAAAACATTATACTCCATATTGCCATCTATAAGTTGGAGATTTAAATTTTAA
- a CDS encoding pyridoxine 5'-phosphate synthase produces MTKLSVNINKIATLRNARGGNVPDLLKVATDIQKFGGEGITIHPRPDERHIRYQDARDLKSIVYTEYNIEGNPEKTFIDLVLEIKPTQVTLVPDAVDAITSNAGWDTVKHASFLTEIVQEFQRNGIRTSIFVDPVLEMIEGAKLIGTERIELYTESFAHQYGLGNKNGIDPYVKSAVLANELGLGINAGHDLSLDNIQFFNQNIPGLLEVSIGHALISESIYLGLENVVNMYLQKLK; encoded by the coding sequence ATGACTAAGTTAAGTGTAAACATCAATAAAATAGCTACTTTACGAAATGCGCGTGGAGGAAATGTGCCAGATTTATTAAAAGTAGCAACTGATATTCAAAAATTTGGCGGGGAAGGAATTACGATTCACCCTCGTCCTGATGAACGTCACATACGTTATCAAGATGCTAGAGATCTAAAATCGATCGTCTATACTGAATATAATATAGAAGGAAATCCAGAGAAAACATTTATAGACTTAGTTCTTGAAATAAAACCAACACAAGTTACTTTGGTTCCTGATGCAGTGGATGCTATTACTTCTAATGCGGGTTGGGATACGGTAAAACACGCTTCTTTTTTAACCGAAATTGTTCAGGAATTTCAACGTAACGGAATTAGAACTTCCATTTTTGTTGATCCTGTTCTCGAAATGATTGAAGGGGCTAAACTAATTGGAACCGAAAGAATAGAATTGTACACGGAATCTTTTGCGCATCAATACGGACTGGGGAATAAAAACGGAATTGATCCTTACGTGAAATCAGCGGTTTTGGCTAATGAGTTAGGATTAGGAATCAATGCAGGCCATGATCTAAGTTTAGATAACATCCAGTTTTTTAATCAAAACATCCCAGGATTACTCGAGGTTTCCATAGGTCACGCTTTAATTTCCGAGTCAATTTATCTTGGATTAGAGAATGTGGTAAATATGTATTTGCAAAAATTAAAATAA
- a CDS encoding CBS domain-containing protein encodes MAEIADYINTDFKAIDSHETIAAVRDFFAELNFSHFPVIDDDIYIGSISSDDIETFDSDKKVIDYKYTLEGFFARTDSIWLEVLEVFAKNHSNLIPVLDENNNYVGYYEIEDIMSFFHHTTFLKEQGKIIIVKKGVLDYSMSQITQIVESNNGKLLGLFISDSDIDSVEVTIKISSGALNEIVQTFRRYNYEIISEHNEDNYITNLKERADYLDRYLNM; translated from the coding sequence ATGGCAGAAATAGCAGACTATATTAACACTGATTTTAAAGCGATTGACAGCCACGAAACTATTGCGGCCGTAAGGGATTTTTTTGCCGAATTGAATTTTTCGCATTTTCCGGTAATCGATGACGATATATATATAGGTAGCATATCATCTGATGACATTGAAACTTTTGATAGCGACAAAAAAGTTATCGATTATAAATACACGCTTGAAGGCTTTTTTGCAAGAACAGATTCTATTTGGCTTGAAGTATTAGAAGTGTTTGCAAAAAATCATTCTAATTTAATTCCAGTCTTGGATGAAAACAATAACTATGTAGGCTATTATGAAATAGAAGACATTATGTCGTTTTTTCATCATACTACATTTTTAAAAGAACAAGGTAAAATTATTATTGTCAAAAAAGGAGTTCTAGATTATTCCATGAGCCAAATCACTCAAATCGTAGAGAGTAATAACGGAAAGCTTCTTGGCCTTTTCATATCAGATTCTGATATTGATAGTGTCGAAGTAACAATCAAAATAAGTTCTGGAGCGTTAAATGAAATTGTTCAAACTTTTAGAAGGTATAATTATGAAATTATCTCAGAACACAATGAAGACAATTACATAACCAATTTAAAAGAACGAGCTGATTATTTAGACCGTTACCTTAATATGTAA
- a CDS encoding NAD kinase: MKVAIYGQYYQNSTEPIIKDIFVFFNKSNVELVIESNFLDMLYEKSIVTKEYNTFSYHTELDDSFDMLISIGGDGTILRAATLVRDSGIPILGINAGRLGFLATVQKENIDEFLQIVIDKKYTLSKRTLLSLSCIPKNESLQDINFAMNEITVSRKDTTSMITIDTYLNDEFLNSYWADGLIVSTPTGSTGYSLSCGGPILTPDVKSLVITPIAPHNLNARPLVIPDETEIRLKVSGREEHYLVSLDSRITSVKNESILTIRKTPFQINMVEIPNETFFKTLRTKLLWGEDKRN, encoded by the coding sequence ATGAAAGTAGCCATTTACGGTCAATATTATCAAAACAGCACTGAACCTATAATTAAGGACATCTTTGTTTTTTTTAATAAAAGTAATGTAGAATTAGTGATTGAATCTAATTTCTTAGATATGCTTTACGAAAAAAGCATCGTGACTAAAGAGTACAATACTTTCTCGTACCATACTGAACTGGATGATAGTTTTGATATGCTAATTAGCATAGGTGGAGATGGTACTATTTTGAGGGCTGCCACACTAGTTCGTGATTCCGGCATACCCATTTTAGGGATTAATGCAGGTAGATTAGGGTTCCTGGCTACTGTTCAAAAAGAGAACATTGATGAATTTCTACAAATTGTAATTGACAAAAAGTACACGCTTTCAAAAAGAACATTACTTAGCCTTTCTTGCATTCCTAAAAACGAATCTCTTCAGGACATCAATTTCGCCATGAATGAAATTACCGTTAGTAGAAAAGACACTACCTCGATGATTACAATTGACACGTATCTAAATGATGAATTTTTAAATTCTTACTGGGCTGACGGGTTAATAGTATCAACTCCAACCGGTTCTACTGGTTACTCTTTAAGCTGTGGCGGCCCAATATTAACTCCAGATGTAAAAAGTCTAGTTATAACACCAATCGCCCCTCATAATCTTAATGCAAGACCACTTGTTATACCAGACGAAACAGAAATTCGACTAAAAGTATCAGGTAGAGAAGAACATTATTTAGTTTCCTTAGATTCCCGAATTACCTCCGTGAAAAACGAATCAATTTTAACCATTAGAAAAACACCTTTTCAAATAAATATGGTAGAAATTCCGAACGAAACTTTTTTTAAGACATTACGCACAAAGTTACTTTGGGGAGAAGATAAAAGAAATTAA
- a CDS encoding DUF6089 family protein yields the protein MVKLFNLFLLLFLGISTQAQIHEIGVFVGGSNFIGDVGPTTYIAPNEPALGLLYKWNKSPRHAYRFSYTQSKISSNDLNSKETSRSQRGYHFENNIKEVSLGLEFNFFDFDLHNLKNKTTPYVYSGLSYFRHDELYILAGETRKDKSANSIAVPMIIGIKSKFSPNFILAIEVGARYSFSDNLDGSNSENENLKYLQFGNLNNNDWYVFSGVTLTYTFGNSPCYCAE from the coding sequence ATGGTTAAATTATTTAATTTATTTCTTTTATTGTTTCTTGGAATTTCAACACAGGCACAGATTCACGAAATCGGTGTGTTTGTAGGGGGAAGTAACTTTATTGGAGACGTGGGACCAACAACCTATATAGCTCCAAATGAGCCTGCTTTAGGGTTGCTTTATAAATGGAACAAAAGCCCAAGACATGCATATCGTTTTTCATATACACAGTCAAAAATAAGTTCAAACGACCTAAACTCTAAGGAGACTAGCAGAAGTCAAAGGGGCTATCATTTTGAAAATAATATAAAAGAAGTATCTTTAGGCCTTGAATTTAATTTTTTTGATTTCGACCTTCATAATTTAAAAAATAAAACAACCCCTTATGTCTATTCTGGGTTAAGTTATTTTAGACACGATGAGTTGTATATTTTAGCAGGAGAAACAAGAAAAGATAAAAGCGCGAATTCGATTGCTGTACCAATGATCATAGGAATAAAGTCTAAATTTAGTCCTAATTTTATTTTAGCGATAGAAGTTGGAGCTCGATATTCTTTTTCAGACAATCTTGACGGAAGTAATTCGGAAAATGAAAATTTAAAATATTTACAATTTGGAAATTTGAATAATAATGATTGGTATGTTTTCTCTGGGGTTACTTTAACCTATACCTTTGGGAATTCGCCTTGTTATTGTGCGGAATAA
- a CDS encoding isoprenyl transferase translates to MDLLDTIDKNNLPKHLAIIMDGNGRWAKKQGLLRAFGHERGTKSVKEIIKSSAKLGIENLTLYAFSTENWNRPKLEVDTLMKILINSLKKELPTLEKNNIKLNAIGNLEKMPKSAQKELIDVIEKTKNNTRMTLTLALSYGAREEITNAIKQISDKVKNNIISIDAIDDSIINEHLYTHNLPDVDLLIRTSGEHRVSNFLLWQIAYAEFYFTEILWPDFTEQNLYEAIISYQKRERRFGKTSEQIK, encoded by the coding sequence ATGGACTTACTAGATACTATCGATAAAAATAATTTACCCAAACATTTAGCCATAATAATGGATGGAAATGGACGTTGGGCAAAAAAACAAGGGCTTCTAAGAGCTTTTGGCCACGAAAGAGGCACTAAATCCGTAAAAGAAATTATCAAATCAAGTGCTAAACTAGGCATTGAGAACCTTACTTTATATGCTTTTTCAACAGAAAACTGGAACAGACCTAAGTTAGAAGTTGACACTTTAATGAAGATATTAATCAATTCATTAAAAAAAGAACTGCCAACACTTGAGAAAAACAACATCAAACTGAATGCAATAGGGAATTTAGAAAAAATGCCTAAATCAGCACAGAAGGAACTTATTGATGTAATTGAAAAAACAAAGAACAACACCCGAATGACTTTAACCCTTGCATTAAGCTATGGTGCCAGGGAAGAAATAACGAATGCTATTAAGCAAATTAGTGATAAAGTTAAAAATAATATAATTTCAATAGACGCTATTGACGATTCCATTATAAATGAGCATCTTTACACGCATAATCTACCGGATGTAGATTTATTAATACGAACAAGTGGAGAACATAGAGTAAGTAATTTCCTGTTATGGCAGATAGCCTATGCGGAATTTTATTTTACAGAAATATTATGGCCTGACTTTACAGAACAAAATTTATATGAGGCTATTATTAGTTACCAAAAAAGAGAACGTAGATTTGGAAAAACAAGTGAACAAATTAAATAA
- a CDS encoding outer membrane protein assembly factor: MRLLLVTKKENVDLEKQVNKLNNFLVLNKSIKAVLTLLILGSFSQVKAQDRVPFDQGKKYILADVNLTSKISFNDQTVITFAGLEKGQVITVPGEEISSAIKKLGKLGLFDQISFYINRIQNDSIYLDLDIQELPKLNEVKFVGVKKNKTEALIKDNSLIKSKIVNENLITTTKNYIENKYKKEGYYNTKVNINTVVDTANVNHVNMLVSVDKGEKVKIHEIDFVGNTKISDKSLRKAMKDTKQKNVFRVLKASKFIKSKYKTDLEKVIASYKEKGYRDARIISDSVLYNKDKNSLAIKIKVEEGEKYYFGNIKFLGNTVYSDQFLNRILGVKKGETYNGVLLEKRIADKSKPDGEDITNYYQNNGYLFSNINAVEVSTANDTIDFEIRVTEGPLAYFNKITVVGNDKTNDRVIYRELKTKPGNIYSKEQLVRTIREIGQLGFFDPESIDPKFKNVDAAAGTVDIEYNLVEKGSSQIELQGGYGGGGFIGTLGLSFNNFSARNLLNRKAYQPVPMGDGQKVSLRLQASTFFQTYSVSFSEPWFGQKKPVQFSTSISYSKQFLNNFQTGRVDKEKSFNILTLSVGLAKRLTAPDDYFTLSQSVSYQHYDLNNYNTGLFTFGNGASRNFAYTVGLSRSSKGINPIFPTYGSEFSIVAKVTPPYSLINGTNYANLKDQADYKTRYTGTTATYGVDGKPLLPGDYTKVTTVTTNGVSNTGFVSVSDPSDADTDIAKVDQKKFNWLEYYKVKFKADWYTKIYGKLVLRTLSEFGFLGAYNQDRGLVPFERFYLGGDGLANFSMDGRETIQLRGYPNNSVTPVNANGEQIGATVYNKFSMELRYPITMKPSASIYALAFMEAGSSFDNFKNYNPFDLSRSAGLGLRVFMPAFGLLGIDFGHGFDSLTPGGKPNGWETHFIIGQQF, from the coding sequence ATGAGGCTATTATTAGTTACCAAAAAAGAGAACGTAGATTTGGAAAAACAAGTGAACAAATTAAATAATTTTTTAGTGTTAAATAAAAGTATAAAAGCAGTCCTTACCCTTTTAATTTTGGGAAGTTTTTCACAAGTTAAAGCTCAAGATAGAGTCCCGTTTGATCAAGGAAAAAAATATATTTTAGCTGATGTAAACCTAACAAGTAAAATTAGTTTCAATGACCAAACGGTAATTACATTTGCTGGTCTTGAAAAAGGACAGGTAATAACTGTTCCAGGTGAAGAAATCAGTAGCGCCATTAAAAAATTAGGAAAGCTTGGTCTTTTTGATCAAATCTCATTCTATATAAATAGAATTCAAAACGATAGTATTTATCTTGATTTAGATATTCAAGAACTACCTAAGTTAAATGAAGTGAAATTCGTGGGCGTTAAGAAAAACAAAACCGAAGCTTTAATAAAGGACAACAGTCTTATCAAAAGCAAAATAGTAAACGAAAACTTAATTACAACCACTAAAAATTATATAGAAAACAAATATAAAAAAGAGGGGTATTACAACACCAAAGTAAACATCAATACCGTAGTGGATACTGCGAATGTAAACCATGTAAATATGCTGGTTTCTGTTGATAAAGGCGAAAAGGTGAAAATTCACGAAATTGACTTTGTTGGTAACACTAAAATATCGGACAAGAGTTTACGCAAGGCGATGAAAGACACAAAGCAAAAAAATGTTTTTCGTGTCTTAAAAGCTTCAAAATTCATTAAATCAAAATACAAAACCGATTTAGAAAAAGTAATCGCATCCTATAAAGAAAAGGGATATAGAGATGCTAGAATAATTTCTGATTCTGTTTTATATAATAAGGACAAAAACAGTTTAGCCATAAAAATTAAAGTCGAAGAAGGAGAGAAATACTATTTTGGTAATATCAAATTCTTAGGGAACACAGTCTATTCTGACCAATTCTTAAACAGGATATTAGGTGTTAAAAAAGGGGAAACCTATAATGGAGTATTATTAGAAAAAAGAATTGCTGATAAATCTAAACCTGACGGTGAAGACATCACTAATTATTATCAAAATAATGGGTACTTATTTTCTAACATTAATGCTGTGGAAGTAAGTACCGCAAATGACACTATTGATTTTGAAATCAGAGTTACTGAAGGTCCTTTGGCTTACTTCAATAAAATAACAGTTGTAGGAAATGATAAAACTAACGACCGTGTAATTTATAGAGAATTAAAAACTAAACCAGGAAACATATACAGTAAAGAACAGTTAGTTAGAACTATTCGTGAAATTGGTCAATTAGGATTTTTTGATCCTGAATCAATAGATCCTAAATTTAAAAATGTAGATGCTGCAGCAGGTACAGTTGATATAGAATACAATCTAGTCGAAAAAGGATCAAGCCAAATAGAACTTCAAGGAGGTTATGGTGGTGGTGGCTTTATAGGAACATTAGGTTTGTCTTTTAATAACTTTTCAGCGCGTAACTTACTTAATAGAAAAGCGTATCAACCCGTTCCAATGGGAGATGGACAAAAAGTTTCACTTCGACTACAAGCTAGTACTTTTTTCCAAACCTATAGTGTTTCATTTTCAGAACCATGGTTTGGACAGAAAAAACCGGTACAATTCAGTACTTCAATATCGTATAGCAAACAGTTTTTAAATAATTTTCAAACTGGTAGAGTTGACAAAGAAAAAAGTTTTAACATCCTTACATTATCTGTAGGATTAGCTAAAAGATTAACTGCGCCAGATGATTACTTTACATTATCACAATCAGTTAGTTACCAACATTATGATTTGAATAATTATAATACGGGATTATTTACATTTGGAAACGGAGCTTCTAGAAATTTTGCCTATACAGTAGGATTATCAAGAAGTAGCAAAGGTATCAACCCAATATTTCCAACATATGGTTCAGAGTTCAGTATTGTTGCCAAAGTAACTCCTCCTTACTCTTTAATAAATGGTACAAACTATGCAAATTTAAAAGACCAAGCGGATTATAAAACAAGATATACCGGTACAACAGCAACCTATGGAGTTGACGGAAAACCACTATTGCCTGGTGACTATACTAAAGTTACAACAGTAACAACTAATGGTGTTAGCAATACTGGTTTTGTAAGTGTTTCGGATCCAAGTGATGCAGATACCGACATTGCAAAAGTGGATCAAAAGAAATTCAATTGGTTAGAATACTATAAAGTAAAGTTCAAAGCAGATTGGTACACCAAAATTTATGGTAAATTAGTATTGCGAACGCTTTCAGAATTTGGTTTCTTGGGTGCTTACAATCAAGACAGAGGATTAGTCCCTTTTGAAAGGTTCTATTTAGGTGGTGATGGATTAGCAAATTTCTCAATGGACGGTAGAGAGACTATCCAATTAAGAGGGTATCCTAACAACTCTGTAACGCCTGTAAATGCTAATGGTGAACAAATAGGTGCAACAGTATACAATAAATTCTCTATGGAATTGCGTTATCCTATAACAATGAAACCTTCGGCATCGATATATGCTCTAGCATTTATGGAAGCAGGATCTTCATTTGATAATTTTAAAAATTACAACCCGTTTGATTTAAGTAGATCTGCAGGTTTAGGATTGAGAGTATTTATGCCAGCATTTGGATTATTAGGTATCGATTTCGGACATGGATTTGACAGCTTGACTCCAGGAGGAAAACCAAATGGATGGGAAACGCATTTTATAATTGGACAACAATTTTAA
- a CDS encoding OmpH family outer membrane protein codes for MRKQFLFTFLALIVLNTIHSQTRGTKVGYIDMEYILQNVPNYTEASNQLEDKAQKWKQEIEAKKIVTHKLKETLAAEKALLTKELIEERETEIKFLETETLDYQQKRFGPKGDLMLQKTLLTKPIQDQVFTAIQDIAEAKKYDFIFDKSSDLTMIFAAKRFDISDQVLRVLNRTEKREQLTKKEQAAKEAKENKEDAIEDNPFLAERQKVLEEKKAARDKILEDRKLAQEAKKKEYEDKRNQILADRAAKKNGTVSASTKTEESDATKTNDSTSVEKAKQKQIEDRAKALEDRKKVIEDRKKALEEKRIKTLEERAAAKKALEEKRKENNQNNN; via the coding sequence ATGAGAAAACAATTTTTATTTACATTTTTAGCTTTGATTGTATTAAATACAATTCATTCGCAAACAAGAGGAACTAAAGTTGGCTACATTGATATGGAATACATCCTTCAAAATGTACCCAATTATACTGAAGCTAGTAATCAATTAGAAGACAAAGCTCAAAAATGGAAACAAGAAATTGAAGCCAAAAAAATTGTAACCCATAAATTAAAAGAAACTTTAGCAGCTGAAAAAGCTTTGTTAACTAAAGAATTAATTGAAGAAAGAGAAACCGAAATCAAATTCCTTGAAACCGAAACTTTAGATTATCAACAAAAAAGATTTGGCCCTAAAGGAGATTTAATGTTGCAAAAAACTCTTTTAACAAAACCAATACAAGATCAGGTATTCACAGCGATACAAGATATTGCTGAAGCAAAAAAATATGATTTTATATTTGACAAATCATCTGATTTAACAATGATATTTGCAGCAAAACGTTTTGACATTAGCGATCAAGTATTACGCGTGTTGAACCGTACTGAGAAAAGGGAGCAGCTAACAAAAAAAGAGCAAGCTGCTAAAGAAGCAAAAGAAAATAAAGAAGATGCTATTGAGGACAATCCGTTTTTAGCAGAAAGACAAAAGGTATTAGAGGAGAAAAAAGCCGCTAGAGATAAAATCCTTGAAGATAGAAAACTGGCCCAGGAAGCAAAGAAAAAAGAATACGAAGATAAGAGAAACCAAATCTTAGCCGATAGAGCCGCTAAAAAAAATGGCACGGTTTCTGCCTCTACTAAAACAGAAGAATCAGACGCTACTAAAACAAACGACTCCACTTCAGTGGAAAAAGCAAAACAAAAACAAATTGAAGATAGAGCTAAAGCGTTAGAAGATCGAAAAAAAGTGATTGAAGACCGTAAGAAAGCGTTAGAAGAAAAAAGAATAAAAACGCTTGAGGAAAGAGCAGCTGCTAAAAAAGCTTTAGAAGAAAAAAGAAAAGAAAACAACCAAAACAATAATTAA